In Gossypium arboreum isolate Shixiya-1 chromosome 5, ASM2569848v2, whole genome shotgun sequence, a single genomic region encodes these proteins:
- the LOC108465366 gene encoding uncharacterized protein LOC108465366, which yields MALYEALYGHRYCTSSCWTELGERRVLGPQLVFDIEDKVRLIRDRLKVASDKQKSYANLKRKEIEYSVRDFVFLKVSPWKKVLRFGRKVKLRLRFIGPYRIFRRLRPVAYQLELPLELERIHDVFHASMLRRYRSNPMHMAPVKEIEVRPNLTFDEEPVQILNRDIKVLRRKSIPLVEVLWQNHSSEEATWEPEEAVRQQYPHLF from the coding sequence atggcactttACGAAGCACTATATGGTCATAGGTATTGCACTTCgtcgtgttggactgagttgggtgagcggcgTGTTCTGGGTCCTCAGCTAGTATTTGATATCGAGGATAAGGTCAGATTAATTCGAGATAGACTGAAGGTAGCATCAGACAaacagaaatcatatgcgaatctgaagcgtaaggaaattgagtattctgtgAGGGATTTTGTCTTTctaaaggtctcgccatggaagaaggtactgagatttGGGCGTAAAGTCAAGTTACGCctaaggtttattgggccttatcgtatTTTCAGACGATTGAGACCTGTTGCCTACCAGTTAGAGTTACCTTTGGAATTAGagcggattcatgatgtgttccatgccTCTATGCTGAGACGCTACCGCTCTAATCCTATGCATATGGCACCGGttaaggagattgaggttagaccaaaTCTGACTTTCGACGAAGAACCAGTCCAGATTTTGAATCGAGACATAAAAGTCTTGAGAAGGAAGTCAATCCCACTAGTAGAAGTTCTTTGGCAGAATCACAGTTCtgaggaggctacgtgggaacccgaggaggcagTGCGGCAACAATATCCTCACCTATTCTGA